In the Malaclemys terrapin pileata isolate rMalTer1 chromosome 3, rMalTer1.hap1, whole genome shotgun sequence genome, GCTCTCCATGTAAAGAACTAACATGGAAATCAATTGAAGTTTCATTCCTGTAGGGCTTGCAGACCTTAAGACAGGAATGGGAGGGAAAGCCAAAAGTACATAGAAGCATGAAGCTCTAGTGCTGAGGCACGTGTCATTGGTTGGGAGCAGTAAGTAGCTTGACTGCCAAAATGTAACAATATTTAATTCAGATCTGACGCCCATCTAATGTTTCTCTGCAAGATTTGCCAGACATACATTCCCAGTACTAACAGCTTATCAACCTCTTCAATTTCAAACAAAATTCATAaaattaagaaataaaacaaaatagtattgTACTTACCAACCGTGATAGAGGACTCACAGTGATAGTAGCCATTGGGTTGCTTTTTTTTCAACATGGAGCAAAGATCTAGGCGGTACAGGGTTTCATCTCCAAAATAGTGGCTTTTAAAATTCTCATACAGGTGCGGGTCAatttttttcaccttttaaataatcaaaataaaatgaCATTAGTCATTTCACTAGGAGACCAGATATTCGTATTTATTTTCTATGGTTCTGTTTGGAACAAATGTTTTTTAGAATGCatttagaaatataaataaacaaaactttaCACTGTAATGTGCCTGATCCTTTGGTCTGCTTGAGCTGTGCTCAGTGCAGAACCTGAGGAGAAGGGACGGAAAAAGTGGCATTATACCACCTTTAtgccacacctcccccccccgaccctgTGCCAGTTCAGCCCCCAGCACGAATTAGTGCAGTCTTAGAGCAGCCCTAACTTCCAATGGCTTGTAACAGCCCCCAAAGGGCCATTACACATCCGGGGATTATTGGCTCTGTCAACTCTACTCAGGGGAAATTTCCCACTATTGGGACAATCCCCGTTGGCTGTTTAGGGCAGCTTTCCTTATGCCTTTCTGCCACCAGAGCAGGGTGGTTTCTACCCAGCCAAACAAGGCTTTTTGCCCTGCTTGTTGACATTTATAAACTTTCATATACTTTTTACAATTAAGCTTATAATTAGAGTAAATTTGTTAGCCTTGTTAGCACAATAGGGCTTTTTCAGTGCACTGATTGGGAGGAGGCAGTTATGAGTCAATGCTTTTGCGCAGAGATGTTACAAATGGGGAGTGAAGTTATAGGGCACTGCTGATGAAAATGCTTGGTGTGGGATTGTAACAAGGTAGCGTGTATGGGACAGGCGTGCCAAGTGACACAGACTTGGCAGCCCTGTCCTGCCTGCTGATGTCTCAGCCGGATTTTCACACCTGCAGCTAAGGTCTGAGCAGGCTGTAAGCATTTGCCTGCAGTTGTGCCTTCCAACTGCATGGGGCCACTGTGGCATCAGCTAAGCTTCCTCTTttgctgctccctctgctggattATAGTCAGGCAGGAAGAGGCAGTAGTGGTTGGCAGAGGCAGCAAAATCACTGCAAGATGGGAGGCCTAATATTGGCACCAAGCGTCCACACTACCTTGGTGAGCTGCACCAGGCTTCACCAATCAGAAACCCACAACAAATACTCCAGCCCCAGATGACCAGCAAAACATCCAGCCCCCCACATACAGCACCCACTCAACATGGTATCTCCAGTCAATCACCCTTCTACCCACCAATACCAGGCACAGCTGTCAAATTTAATGCCGCTCCCCATCCACTCATTACTGTGTGGGTCGGGGTGTGTTGACCATATGCCGGTGTTTATGGTGATATACAAATTATCTGCTAATTATGTGCAAATAGAAATAGTTGTTCATTAAATTTGCAAAAAAGTCATACAagagctgcacaaaacttggcacttctggtgggggtggggttatgGAATGGCACTTGTCTGTGAGTGGGTGGGAGGCAGTTATGGAACTGTGTTTGTATGTTGGAGGCATTTAAAGGCAGTGTCTTTTCGTGGGGGCGGTGAAGGAATTGTAGAGTAGTGCCAGACGTATCTTTATCTCTGGCTCCTCAGcctcccttttggggtccctgGCTGGCCAGCAGGATGGGCTGATGAGTGAGACTCCCTCTAGTCTGCACCTGCCAGCCAATTAGCACCCGCCTTGCCCTCAGCTCCTCACTTTCAATGAGAGGCCCAGAGGGAGCGGGAGACAGAGCAGCTGAGGCAAAAGAACGCTGAGCAGCCAGGCAGGGACAGAGACAGCCAGGATCGGCCACCGGCCTCGCAGCTGTGAAGGACAGGCCTGTGCTGCCACGAGGTACTGAGTGAGCAGGACCAGATTGCGGGACAATGCTGCTTTCTATGGTACGTGGGGCTAGAGCtgtgtggatgggggaggggggataagaGTGGTGCTCTGTACCAGGAAGGGTTATGGGGGGTgtgtggaaggggcggggtttaACAGGATGGTGTATGATCTGTGGCGGGAGAAGAGGCGGTGTTACTGGGTGGGCCTTCTTCAGGGAAGGTGAGAAGGGAGATAAGTAGGGTCAGGGGacgtaggcctggtctacactgttgGGTGGGGGGTtcaatgtaagatacgcaacttcagctacgggaagagtgtagctgaagttgatgtatcttatttcgacttatctcccgtcctcacggcacgggatcgacggccgcagctcccccctCGActtcgcttccgcctctcaccgcagtggagttccagagttgacaGGAGCgccattcggggatcgatatatcgcgtctagacgagacgcgatatatcgatccccgatagatcgatcgctacccgctgaaTCTGGCGGGTAGTCTAGATGTACCCgtagtgagctggggggggggggattgattaATGGGCAGGGATACAGATTACAGCTCAGTATCTGTGTAGCGCAGGGTCTAGCCCTGATGAGAAACTGAGCTGAGGGAGTGCTGAGCAGCTGGTAGGGGAAGGAGAAAGAGGTGGGTTAAGAAGATAAGCCCCCAGCCTGAGAAGAGCTGCCTTGCCTACATGTGAGGTGGGGTGGATAGGAAGAGAACTGAGATCTGGAGAAGGGGtcatgctgtggggctggcagtcaGGGAGGGCAGGTTATGGACCATCGTTCTGTGGGAAGTTGTGCTTCTGCATGTGTGGGACTAGTGTGATCACCTGGGTGGTGTgtgtgagtagggtgaccagacgtctcaattttatcgggactgtcccgatatttccttgtttgtcccgcatcccgaccgatgtgcggttGGGACACGGGACCAAACAAGGAAATGCgtcggagcctggagcccggaagtgcctccgcccccctcctcacccgattggctccctccccaaatcaccccgcctcttccccgggctcaccattcccccctcccctccgcaaGCACTGGACggaggcccaggagacgcaggggaagcgcggggccggggtgagtgagagtccggcctggccctgagcaggcaggactcagttgggtggcagggagaggagggggacggcccgcggtgccaggtggcggctgttctcccccgcctctgggcagcgggactcgggagcagccactgctgcagctcccacctgccgcgggggggaggaagcggccttggcggctgcggctctggcccacccgggcccgaacccccccgagcctgggcctgctgcggggacccagcagcgcgcacgctgcgcccagcccctggccagtcgcgtctgggctgctgcccagtggTGCAATCCCgcagcggccccggggcggaggcatcggcagcccagccccgttttggtcccctgtgggacccgagcggggacggggggggctggggcctgctgcccccactccgggggccgccgcaggattgcaccagctgggcagcagcccagacatgactagccaggggctgggcgcacgcagcatgcgcgctgctgggttcccgcagcaggccccggctcggggggttcggggcccgggcgccagagccgcagccgccgagcttggccatcggcccgCTTCctccagcagcggctgctcccgagtcccgctgcccaggggggagaacagccaccgcctggccccgcgggctgcccccctcctctccctaccgcccgactgagtcctgcctgctcggggccaggctggactcttacttcccctgcgtctcccgggcctccctccagcgcttgtggaggaagggtgtgggttttttttttgccccgcccTTCCCGCCACGcgtccacccttcccccccccccccccccccccccccccccgcgtcccgatatttgacttgggtgatctggtcaccctagttgtgagTTCGTATGGAGGGCGGGCTTACAGAGTGGCGCTGGCGGGCTTACAGAGTGGCGTAGGTAGCGAGTGTGGGGTGGCACTGTGTGAATGTGCCCATGCAGGTGGGTCTGTATGCATAGAATGGGCATTTCCATGAGCAGTCATGTATGCCCATACGCATAGTTATGGAGTGTGGCTGTATGTCCAAGCAGGCAGTTGGGTGCTGACTCTACTAGCTTTTAATTTCTACAGAATAGTGTCCATAGCCCACTGCAGTCATAACAGGAAATGAGATCCATTCCTCATCATCATTCATACTAACTAGGGATACGTGGGGCCTACTAGAGCCAAACTCTCAGCCCAACCATCCAACTCATTTTGTGGTTCAACACACCTTCCCACTCATTACCTCTTGAAGAAGAGGATTTGCATGCAGCAGGAGTGTGGGTAGAGAGGACTGATGcaagcagcagaaagctgttGAAAAAGGGGCAGGTGgcccaaagagggagaggagtgaAGTGGATCAGGTACTGGCTGGGAGGTGGATAAAATGGACAAGTGATCAGGGTCAGTTGTTACTGGGGAAGGGATTTATACGATGTGCCAACAAAATGTCTGTCTTCACCAGCAGCACAGCTCCTGGAACCGGCTAGAATGAGCACCACTGCTACACTGAACACCCATTGTCTCCCACCACCACCTGTGCCTGAACAAGAGGAGGAGCAAGAGCAACCTCAGATACACATGTGTGTTTTGTGGTATGCAGGGCAGCTGGGGATCACTTATTATGACACAGGAGACTGCTCAGTCTACTTCATGCCCGACATGCCTGATAACGAAGACCTCAAGCTGCTGCAGAAAGTGATTGATGAAGTCCTTCCCCAATGCATAGTGACTAGTGCCAAGCAGGATCACAACATTGCCAAATTCCTGACCAATATGGGTGCTGCTACTGGGGACGGGGACAAACCAGAAATTGTCCTCTTTCCCAATATGGACTTTGGCCTGGAAGTGAGCAAACAGCGGATCCTATCTAGGCAATTCCCTTTCATTCCCTCTCATATGACTGCAACAGAGAAAATCCTCTATTTGTCCTCCATCATTCCCTTTGAGAGCCCACTCATGGTACGAGCATTAGGTGGGCTGTTGAAGTTTCTTGACAGGAGGCGGATCGGAGTCGAACTGGAAGATAGCACAATCGGAGTTCCCATCTTGGCCTTTAAAAAGTTTGTGCTCATGGATATTGTGAATATGGACCAAGATACTTATTGTGTCCTACAGATATTTAAAAGTGAGGTGCATCCTTCTGTTTACAAGCTGGCCAGTGGGCTGAAAGAAGGACTCAGTTTGTATGGGATTTTGAACCGCTGCAGGTGCAAGTGGGGAGAGAAACTGATGAGGTTGTGGCTCATGCGGCCCACCCGGAACCTTACAGAGCTGAACAAACGGCTGGATGTTATTCAGTTCTTCTTGCTGGCTCAGAACCATGAAACAGTCCTGACTCTTCAAGACTGCCTCAAGAATATAAAAAATGTACCTCAGATTCTGAGAAGAATGACTCTTTCACATACAAAGGTCAGTGACTGGCAGGCACTTTATAAGACAGTTTATAGTGCAGTGTGCCTCAGAGATACATGCCGCTCCCTGCCTAGCAGCATCGAGCTCTTCCAGACCATTTCACAGGTCTTCACCGATGATCTGCACTATATTGCCAGTCTCATCAGCAAAGTGGTAGATTTTGAAGGCAGTATCTCAGAAAACCGCTTCACTGTCAGACCCAATGTGGACTCCACCATTGACGAAAAGAAACGAAAGCTGATGGGTCTCTCAGACTTCCTTACAGAGGTGGCCCGGAAGGAATTGGAGACCCTGGACAATCGGATTCCTTCCTGTTGTGTCATCTATATTCCCTTGATTGGATTCTTGCTTTCAATTCCACGGCTGCCCACAATGGTGGACAAGAGTGACTTTGAGATTGAAGGCCTGGACTTCATGTTCTTGTCAGAGGATAAACTACATTACAGAAGTGCTAGGACAAAGGAACTAGACAGCATTCTGGGTGACCTGCACTGTGAGATCAGAGACCAGGAAACACTTATCATGCACCAGATGCAGACAAAGATCTTGGAGAAGTCGGCGGTGCTGAACAATGTGATTGAGTACACAGCGCACCTAGATGTGCTGCTAGCTCTGGCAGTGATGGCTCGAGAGAATAGCTACAGCCGTCCATGCTTTACTCACCGCCATGGCATCCACATCAAGGATGGCAGGCATCCACTCATGGAGCTATGTGCAAAGACTTTTGTGCCCAACCCTGTGAACAGTGGTGAGGCTAATGGGCGGATAAAGATCCTTACAGGGCCCAACTCATCTGGGAAGAGTGTATACTTAAAAATGGTGGGCCTTATAACATTCATGGCCCTAATTGGCAGCTATGTCCCTGCTGCAGAGGCTGAGATTGGGGCAGTTGATGGGATTTACACCAGGATTCACAGCAGGGAATCAGTATCTGTGGGACTCTCCACTTTCATGATTGATCTCAACCAGGTTGCCAAAGCAGTGAACAATGCCACTGGGAGGTCCTTGGTACTTATTGATGAGTTTGGCAAAGGGACCAACACAGTGGATGGCCTCTCCCTTCTGGCCGCTG is a window encoding:
- the MSH5 gene encoding mutS protein homolog 5 codes for the protein MSTTATLNTHCLPPPPVPEQEEEQEQPQIHMCVLWYAGQLGITYYDTGDCSVYFMPDMPDNEDLKLLQKVIDEVLPQCIVTSAKQDHNIAKFLTNMGAATGDGDKPEIVLFPNMDFGLEVSKQRILSRQFPFIPSHMTATEKILYLSSIIPFESPLMVRALGGLLKFLDRRRIGVELEDSTIGVPILAFKKFVLMDIVNMDQDTYCVLQIFKSEVHPSVYKLASGLKEGLSLYGILNRCRCKWGEKLMRLWLMRPTRNLTELNKRLDVIQFFLLAQNHETVLTLQDCLKNIKNVPQILRRMTLSHTKVSDWQALYKTVYSAVCLRDTCRSLPSSIELFQTISQVFTDDLHYIASLISKVVDFEGSISENRFTVRPNVDSTIDEKKRKLMGLSDFLTEVARKELETLDNRIPSCCVIYIPLIGFLLSIPRLPTMVDKSDFEIEGLDFMFLSEDKLHYRSARTKELDSILGDLHCEIRDQETLIMHQMQTKILEKSAVLNNVIEYTAHLDVLLALAVMARENSYSRPCFTHRHGIHIKDGRHPLMELCAKTFVPNPVNSGEANGRIKILTGPNSSGKSVYLKMVGLITFMALIGSYVPAAEAEIGAVDGIYTRIHSRESVSVGLSTFMIDLNQVAKAVNNATGRSLVLIDEFGKGTNTVDGLSLLAAVLRYWLNQGIGCPQVFVSTNFHSLVQLKLLPDTPLVQYMTMETHQDGDELIFFYQLKEGVSTVSHAANIAVLAGMPPKVIARGVEVSELIRNGKPIRRIDHPSKGNQLERCKSLVEKFLCLDLDDPHVDLEKFISQEVLPSAASIL